The sequence CTGGGAACAAATTATTTCGAGTTCGTTTTAGCCACCGATAGAGGTCGGCATTTCTTCCATTTTGCCCTACTGAATGTATATtacgtttatttatttgaatattttaaaaatagccTCACAGAAAATATATCAATCATTATGTTTTTATTAGCGAATACGAACCATTTGATGTCAGATACTGTAAAAATGGTGCAAAATAAGGTGTAGAAATGCAGAAATTATGCTTGTGCAATAGACAAACTATCTCCACATTAAATCATCACAGAAGCAATTATTGTACATTCCTAACAATAAGACGAGATTGTATTTGAGCTCCATGTATGGTGGTGCATCCGCATGTCTTGTCAGTACAGTTGGAGTACAATAACCTCCACATCAGTGAGCTGCAGACAAAACATGGGAGgcttgttgccatgacaacagagCAACCCCATCACTGCCACCCTGCCACTACCTCCAGgcacatactctctctctcttactcccccactctctccccccccccccccatctgtccgtctgtctgtacacacagcagcggcagcagcgttACATCCGCTTTTATACCGTAAAGACGAACCAGGCGTGTCGGGACCCCTCCTGCTTGTCTGCGTCGGGCGGTGAGTGTTTACATCCTTTGTCAACAGACGTCTCCTACGCGGGTTAGGAGATGGACACTATTGTGGGCGGATAACGTGCTACATCGCCGGGTAGCCATAGTGAAGGCAACCCCCTACCCCCGAAGCAGCCTCCCACCCTTTTACTGCTGAATGCATTAGTCTAATGAGAGCCTGCGGCAACACTGAACGAGACGCGATGATACCGGGAGGGTCATTTTGTCATGACTAAACCATGTAGTTTCCCTTCTGGTGTAAGATTCTAATCagctggagtttttttttttttttttaatccatttttttttttaacagctccAAATGAGTGCACCCGCAGCGACGGTGCAACAGCGAGCAGACGACTACGACAGCGGTGAAATGCAATCGGCCGCGGTGGCGCCATCCTCTTTCATGCCGGTCCAATCGGGGAAGATCCCGGGCAGGAAGCGAGGCAGGCCCCCGCTGCGCAGTGTGGCCAAGATAGATTTCGCTAGCCGCTACGTCGACTCGCTGCCGCCGCTTAAAGTGCCCAAGAAGAGAGGGAGGAAGCCGGGATTCAAGGTCAGGATAAGGCGACTACTTTATCGAACCATGAGCACATCGTTTACACAAGTTTTTGGACACAtatcaatcaaaacaaaacaatcagtTCTTGCCAGCCCAAAATAATGTTTCTGAgggatttttcttcttctgcagCTGAAACCCAGGATGGTGATGACGCCGTTGGCCATCTCACCACCCAGCAGCACCCCCGAGCCTGACATGAGCTCCATCCCTCAGGACGCCGCCACAATCCCCCACTCGGCCACGCCTCAGGTGCTCACAGGTAGGACGGTCCAAGTCAGACCTCATACCCAAGGTTAAAAAAAGATCCCTCCAAAATTCTTCAATTGTTGATTGTCGCCACTTGTTGTGTTCAGTGTGCATCTACATCAACAAGCAAGCCAACACAGGTCCAAACCTAGACCGGAAGAAGATCCAACAACTGCCCGACCACTTCGGACCCGATAGGCCTTCGGTGGTGCTGCAGCAAGCCGTGCAGGGATGCATCGACAGTGCCTTCCAGCAGAAGACTGTCTTCACGCTGCTCACGCAGGGATACGGGGGAGAGAAGATATCAGGTAGCTTTTCACGCATTGTTTTCCACGCTTCTCTGTATCCGCAGTTGCCACTTAGTTTTTATTCACATGACTCAAAAGACATAACCGGATCTTGCAATTGTCCTACTCACTATTTTGATCAGTAGTTCCCAAAGTGTGGTGCAGGAGCGCCTTCTAACGGTATGCCACGGAATTACAAAATTAAATTTGCAAACTGCATCTTAGTGAAGTggccttcactttttttttttatatatattttattatttaatattttagacCATTTATTTATGTACCATTTTGAATCaactctctttttttccttattATTGGAGCATGGTAAACGTGCAGTTCTTGATTAAAATGGGCTCAACCAACTGAAATTTGTACTTACTTGACCTGCAGCCACCTTTGACGGCAAGCAGCACCTCCTGAGCCTCCCTGTGGTGAACAGTATCGACTACGTGCTGCGCTTCCTGAAGAAGCTTTGTCGCAGCCTGCACTGCGAGAACCTGTTCAGCGACCAGCCCATCAGTCAGCGTCCCTCCTACCACTCCGACGGTAAACCACCCAGCGCGGATCCATGCCGATGATAGGAATCTTTTCCACAGCTCCTTCTTATCTGTTTCCATCTCGCCCTTTAGCGGAAACGTCTCTGGCCGATGATTACCGCCACGAGCAGAGCGAAGGGAAGCGCTACCCGGCGGCAGAGCACAGGGAATCCGCGTTCGGCTCTATCAGCTCCTCATCGTACGCGTCTTCGCCAAAGTCCTCTTACGGCTTCCGCTCCTCGCAGCAGTTCGGCAACGCGTCGGCCGTCTCCAGGCAGTCGTCGGGCAGCCCCGGCGCCTTTGTGGAAAGCAACAGGGCAGGTGAGGCCATAAGGCGAGGTACTAACTAACTGCTACTTTTACCTTATTTTAGTTTGATTAATTGCACatttgagtgtgtttgtgtacctAATCTATTGTCCAGTAAGTAAGAGAATTTTTATCCCGTCAGGAGCGTATGTCGCACAGGAGTCGAAGGGCCCGTCCCCCGGCAAGGATCCGTCCACGTGGAGCGTGGACGACGTGGTGTGGTTCGTCCGGGACGCCGACGCCAACGCCCTCGGACCTCACGCCGACGTCTTCAGGAAACACGTGAGCCCAGATCTCTTCAACAACGCAATGAAGAATTTGCaacattaaatgaaaaaaatctgttgAATTCTTTCCATCTACCCGATGGCGCCGCCCTGCAGGAGATCGACGGCAACGCCCTGTTGCTGCTGAAGAGCGACATGATCATGAAGTACCTCGGCCTGAAGTTAGGGCCCGCCCTCAAGTTGT is a genomic window of Syngnathus typhle isolate RoL2023-S1 ecotype Sweden linkage group LG16, RoL_Styp_1.0, whole genome shotgun sequence containing:
- the scml4 gene encoding sex comb on midleg-like protein 4, producing MSAPAATVQQRADDYDSGEMQSAAVAPSSFMPVQSGKIPGRKRGRPPLRSVAKIDFASRYVDSLPPLKVPKKRGRKPGFKLKPRMVMTPLAISPPSSTPEPDMSSIPQDAATIPHSATPQVLTVCIYINKQANTGPNLDRKKIQQLPDHFGPDRPSVVLQQAVQGCIDSAFQQKTVFTLLTQGYGGEKISATFDGKQHLLSLPVVNSIDYVLRFLKKLCRSLHCENLFSDQPISQRPSYHSDAETSLADDYRHEQSEGKRYPAAEHRESAFGSISSSSYASSPKSSYGFRSSQQFGNASAVSRQSSGSPGAFVESNRAGAYVAQESKGPSPGKDPSTWSVDDVVWFVRDADANALGPHADVFRKHEIDGNALLLLKSDMIMKYLGLKLGPALKLCYHIDKLKQSKL